Proteins encoded together in one Citromicrobium bathyomarinum window:
- a CDS encoding alkaline phosphatase PhoX has product MPAIQTAPIQTDRRKFLAGTGAAFGALLASGCTTNRMVTAAGTASLPAYGPLQPDPAGMLDLPAGFSYRLLSSLGEAMSDGGTVPDKADGMGCFALGNGEIALVRNHELVPGDGAGGRIARGFGTRNGEIVPGGTTNIVLDANTLEAKRQFRTLGGTIRNCSGGVTPWNTWLTCEESPTGPGQRYGEGLAQNHGWVFEVPANASGLVDPVPLTAMGRFNHEAACVDPETGMVYMTEDRDDGVLYRFIPKERGNLRAGGQLQAMAIDGLADTRNWDAPVMPVQKPYEARWIDLDAVEAPLDDLRIRAVAKGAALVARGEGIHMGTDDLFVCSTSGGQKGLGQIFRFVPGRGRRPDMVELFFESESEDQFNFGDNLTVSPNGHLIVCEDQYTDVVDNHLRGITPDGRAYTLARLTMQTELAGACFSPDGKWLFVNAYSPTRTVAITGPWDRFMT; this is encoded by the coding sequence ATGCCCGCGATCCAAACCGCCCCGATCCAGACCGATCGCCGCAAGTTTCTCGCTGGGACCGGCGCCGCATTCGGCGCGCTGCTGGCGAGTGGCTGCACCACGAACAGGATGGTGACGGCAGCTGGCACCGCGAGCTTGCCCGCCTACGGCCCGCTGCAACCCGACCCCGCCGGAATGCTCGATCTGCCCGCCGGATTCTCGTACCGGCTGCTGTCCAGCCTCGGCGAGGCCATGAGTGATGGCGGGACCGTGCCCGACAAGGCAGACGGCATGGGCTGCTTCGCCCTCGGCAATGGTGAGATCGCCCTCGTGCGCAACCACGAACTGGTGCCGGGCGACGGCGCGGGTGGCCGGATCGCCAGGGGCTTCGGCACCCGTAATGGCGAGATCGTACCGGGTGGGACGACCAATATCGTGCTCGACGCAAACACGCTGGAGGCAAAGCGCCAGTTCCGCACGCTGGGCGGCACGATCCGCAATTGCTCGGGCGGGGTCACGCCATGGAATACCTGGCTGACGTGCGAGGAGTCGCCGACCGGCCCCGGCCAGCGCTATGGCGAGGGCCTGGCGCAAAATCACGGCTGGGTGTTCGAAGTGCCCGCCAATGCCTCCGGGCTGGTCGATCCCGTCCCGCTGACCGCCATGGGGCGCTTCAACCACGAGGCTGCCTGCGTCGATCCGGAGACTGGGATGGTCTATATGACCGAGGACCGCGACGACGGCGTGCTCTACCGCTTTATCCCGAAGGAACGCGGCAACCTGCGCGCGGGCGGACAGCTGCAGGCCATGGCAATCGACGGCCTCGCCGATACCCGCAACTGGGATGCGCCGGTCATGCCGGTGCAAAAGCCGTACGAAGCGCGCTGGATCGATCTCGACGCGGTGGAGGCTCCGCTTGACGACCTGCGCATCCGCGCGGTCGCGAAGGGCGCGGCGCTGGTCGCACGCGGCGAAGGCATCCACATGGGCACCGACGACCTGTTCGTGTGCTCGACCAGCGGCGGGCAGAAGGGGCTCGGGCAGATTTTCCGCTTCGTCCCCGGTCGTGGACGCAGGCCGGACATGGTGGAACTTTTCTTCGAGAGCGAAAGCGAGGACCAGTTCAATTTCGGCGACAACCTGACCGTTTCGCCCAACGGCCACCTGATCGTGTGCGAGGATCAGTACACCGATGTGGTCGACAACCACTTGCGCGGGATCACGCCCGATGGCCGCGCCTACACGCTTGCACGACTGACCATGCAGACCGAACTGGCCGGGGCCTGCTTCTCACCCGACGGCAAATGGCTCTTCGTAAACGCCTATTCGCCCACGCGCACGGTGGCGATCACCGGCCCGTGGGATCGGTTCATGACCTGA
- a CDS encoding DUF1826 domain-containing protein, with protein sequence MVVERRAVPRCDRYLLTRDPFTWRASGAPDRAAAALGDLPGALAEDIATLATRLAALMLCDEVRLRLELVDDDSCRKLHADFTDLRLITTYAGRGTQFACDNVPGGEVWNIDAGDIALVKGWQFGEGHDPCLHRSPPIAGTGERRLLLAIDTPRIDPEPGA encoded by the coding sequence ATGGTCGTGGAGCGCCGAGCGGTGCCGCGGTGCGACAGGTATCTGCTGACGCGCGATCCGTTCACGTGGCGCGCGAGCGGTGCGCCCGATCGCGCGGCCGCCGCACTGGGCGATCTGCCTGGTGCGCTGGCGGAGGATATCGCCACGCTCGCCACGCGTCTTGCGGCGTTGATGCTCTGCGACGAGGTGCGTCTTCGGCTTGAACTGGTCGATGATGATTCCTGCCGCAAGCTCCACGCCGATTTCACCGACCTGCGGCTTATCACCACCTATGCGGGGCGCGGCACGCAATTCGCCTGCGACAACGTGCCTGGCGGGGAGGTGTGGAATATCGACGCGGGCGATATCGCACTGGTCAAAGGCTGGCAGTTCGGGGAGGGGCACGATCCTTGTCTTCACCGGTCCCCGCCCATCGCGGGCACCGGTGAACGCCGCCTGCTGCTGGCGATCGATACGCCGCGGATCGACCCGGAGCCGGGCGCGTGA
- a CDS encoding MerC domain-containing protein — protein sequence MRPRSRGVAAAMDGAGVTLSTACLIHCLVFPLAIAILPSWSTALSLPEGFHLVMVLIAVPLTSYVLLKSRHGAGGAGSRLALGFSGLVLMISGLFANTVALETGLTTLGAALVAGAHILNWRSRTRPCRSAEVAD from the coding sequence GTGAGGCCGCGTAGCAGAGGTGTCGCCGCCGCGATGGATGGTGCCGGCGTGACGCTGTCGACCGCCTGCCTCATCCATTGCCTCGTCTTCCCACTGGCCATCGCCATCCTGCCGAGCTGGAGCACTGCGCTCTCGCTACCGGAAGGGTTCCATCTCGTCATGGTGCTCATCGCGGTGCCGCTGACCAGCTATGTCCTGCTGAAATCGCGGCATGGTGCGGGCGGGGCGGGTTCCCGGCTGGCCCTCGGCTTTTCCGGGCTGGTGCTGATGATCTCGGGCTTGTTCGCCAATACTGTGGCGCTCGAAACCGGGCTCACGACACTTGGCGCGGCACTGGTTGCCGGGGCCCATATTCTTAACTGGCGAAGCCGGACCAGACCATGCCGGTCGGCGGAGGTAGCCGACTGA